One stretch of Podospora bellae-mahoneyi strain CBS 112042 chromosome 2, whole genome shotgun sequence DNA includes these proteins:
- a CDS encoding hypothetical protein (EggNog:ENOG503PEUE; COG:S) yields the protein MVASFVWTAEEARYLKAVLRWQDAPSSDDDATATRPRQPRRRPPPPPQATIQLSSQNRRQPQEKEDHPPSGELRVLVLGAKGAGKSSLLSRFSQGTFPPATQPARATTTSPSGESHSGSCRHPIFLLPSTTGDSKKKKYIIDALEFPSNQSSSNPLLEQALAITEAAVVVYDTASADSFRLAKGVVEFILEHFDPLTPSPNNSANRRVYPVVLVGNKFDNDKEREVSEDEGREAAGKMGVRCMMEVSARTGEGVQGVFETIGAEVLAAKRATTTAREVGREMVQGGGYEKAGNRPQLVRQEGSAGGSNKKGGLLRRMFWGRKLHTRQGVA from the exons ATGGTCGCCTCCTTCGTCTGGACCGCAGAAGAGGCCAGATACCTCAAAGCCGTCCTCCGCTGGCAAGACGCCCCCTCCTCAGACGACGACGCCACCGCTACCAGACCAAGACAACCCAGAAGGAgaccgccccctcccccacaggCAACTATACAACTTTCCTCCCAAAACCGCAGGCAAccccaagaaaaagaagaccacccaccatcaggTGAACTCCGCGTGTTGGTCCTCGGGGCGAAAGGAGCAGGGAAATCCTCTCTTTTGAGCAGA TTTTCGCAAGGCACATTCCCTCCCGCCACCCAACCCGcaagagcaacaacaacGTCACCATCAGGGGAGTCCCACTCAGGAAGCTGCCGACATCCcatctttctcctcccctccacaacaggggacagcaaaaaaaagaaatacaTCATCGACGCGCTAGAATTCCCTTCCAATCAGTCATCTTCGAACCCATTGCTGGAGCAAGCACTGGCCATCACCGAGGCGGCGGTTGTGGTTTATGACACGGCAAGCGCCGATTCTTTCAGGTTGGCgaaaggggtggtggaattCATCTTGGAGCATTTCGACCCACTCACACCATCCCCCAACAATAGCGCCAACAGGAGGGTTTATCcagtggtgctggtggggaaTAAATTTGACAATgacaaggagagagaggttagcgaggatgaggggagagaggcggCCGGGAAGATGGGGGTTAGATGTATGATGGAGGTTAGTGCCAGGACGGGAGAAGGGGTACAAGGGGTGTTTGAGACTATCGGGGCGGAGGTTCTCGCTGCGAAGAGGGCGACAACCACGGctagggaggtggggagggaaatGGTTCAGGGTGGTGGGTATGAGAAGGCGGGCAACAGGCCCCAACTTGTGAGGCAAGAAGGGAGTGCAG GCGGGAGTAACAAGAAAGGGGGTTTACTGAGAAGGATGTTCTGGGGGAGGAAACTCCACACGCGGCAGGGAGTTGCTTGA
- the OMA1 gene encoding metalloendopeptidase (MEROPS:MER0026545; COG:O; EggNog:ENOG503NX2W), whose product MFLLRRPPRFRPSRIFSHVPYQKPTPRSPPPPPPSPSPQSLRSYPQPRWHSTKPPPPEEEEIHQRIIPHKRNPYNPSNIRNPYSYRTYNNDHYIRLQAAEPLRGPSKITTTAVIAIATTAGLLFYFANLEKVPVSNRTRFNVYGPDSSTLKSVAEMSYKRLLIELQDQGARILPEWDPRTVRVRRVMQRLIPFSGMGANQDWEIFVIDAPNQANAFVLPGGKVFVFSGIMNLARGDSALATVLGHEIAHNVAGHFGERLSQDIGKNILLFSLMLLGGVIGIGPLIAGWFGTSVIDITFGNPMSRLQETEADYIGLMMMSEACFDPRDAVGFWGRMEMAGQREVARGGVDVPEWASTHPSNANRIKKIQEWLPEAMKKREDSDCSTTGSTADAFRRALETGGFIIMGW is encoded by the coding sequence atgttcctcctccgccgaCCACCTCGGTTCAGACCATCCCGTATCTTCAGCCATGTCCCCTACCAAAAGCCAACACccagatcaccaccaccaccaccaccctcaccatcaccacaatcCCTCCGCTCCTATCCCCAACCAAGATGGCActccaccaaaccccctcccccagaagaagaggaaatcCACCAGCGCATCATCCCCCACAAGCGCAACCCCTACAATCCCTCCAACATCCGCAACCCCTACTCCTACCGAACCTACAACAACGACCACTACATCCGCCTCCAAGCCGCCGAGCCCCTCCGCGGCCCATCAAAGATCACAACCACAGCCGTAATAGCCATTGCCACAACCGCCGGCCTCCTCTTTTACTTTGCGAACCTCGAAAAGGTGCCCGTGTCCAACCGCACCCGGTTCAACGTCTACGGACCAGACTCCTCCACCCTAAAGTCAGTAGCCGAGATGAGCTAcaagaggttgttgatcgAACTGCAAGATCAAGGAGCGAGGATACTACCCGAGTGGGATCCACGGACTgtgagagtgaggagggtgatgcaGAGACTCATTCCCTTTAGCGGAATGGGCGCGAATCAAGACTGGGAAATCTTCGTCATCGACGCCCCAAACCAAGCCAACGCTTTTGTCCTGCCCGGCGGAAAAGTCTTTGTGTTCAGCGGCATCATGAACCTCGCCCGAGGCGACAGTGCCCTCGCCACCGTTCTAGGCCACGAGATAGCCCACAATGTCGCTGGGCATTTTGGCGAGAGGCTGTCGCAGGACATTGGGAAGAATATCCTTTTGTTCAGTCTCATGCTGCTTGGGGGGGTGATTGGGATTGGGCCGTTGATTgcggggtggtttgggaCGAGCGTGATTGATATCACTTTTGGGAATCCGATGAGCAGACTTCAGGAGACGGAGGCGGATTATattgggttgatgatgatgagtgagGCGTGTTTTGACCCGAGGGATGCggtggggttttgggggcggatggagatggcgggACAGAGGGAGGTTgcgaggggaggggtggatgtACCGGAGTGGGCAAGCACGCATCCGAGCAATGCTAATCGGATAAAGAAGATACAGGAGTGGCTGCCcgaggcgatgaagaagagggaggatagTGATTGTAGTACTACGGGGTCGACGGCGGATGCGTTCAGGCGGGCGTTGGAGACGGGGGGGTTTATTATtatggggtggtga
- the FLC3_1 gene encoding putative flavin carrier protein 3 (EggNog:ENOG503NW1I; COG:S) encodes MRLSLTRPVAAFASLAALVAPAMAEPILQSNSLNSCQENSLFSASLFKVVFTPNNKTANVDIVAVSSVQGNVTFDVEVSAYGFPIIKQKVSPCDMGLAGLCPMTAGKIPLNFNLPVTGDALEQVPGIAYNFPDLDATVKVIFTMTDGPEAGNAVACVEADISNGKTVDLLGVKWATAIVAGLALTSSAIMSGLGHYNAASHVAANALSLFGYFQAQAMLGLTGVPLPPVVMSWTQDFQWSMGIIRLEFMQDIFTWYQRATGGTPATIFDSLTTVSVQVEKRSLDFIEAGMSLAKRSVAMMPRSIAEPLGQAMKRDLMRRANIETSSGSYIVYGIQRVAFRAGIESTNVFMTCVAFFCLMVIFVSLAVAAFKGACEMAVKNKMMDSDKFLDFRNGWLTVLKGILFRLTLIGFPSMAIMCLWEFTQNDSAALMVLAVFFLIGMTTTLCWAAFKVIMIARRSIVMHNNPAYILFSDPQALNKWGFLYVQFRASAYYFILPYLGYLGLKAMFIAFAQHSGTVQAVGFLIIEAGALIAASVLRPWMDKSTNSFNIAICAINFVNSIFLMIFTEVFNQPRLVTGVVGVVLWIANASFALVLLLMLIVTTVIVIFRDNPDGRYTYMADDRTSFMKSQTHLTTTTELDALAATARGGKEGFNKGMDLDDDAESITSDSLRRQTERLGVPSAHSNQSFGAHSNNSFGAHSNQSFGAQSNYNNQGYGNRPQSPANPSMPFFPADGPRSPPRYQDNGSMRAPSPFDGSPPYRNQNNSPGPGAFRQQNNASPSPWQRGAGYD; translated from the exons ATGAGGTTGTCTTTAACACGGCCCGTTGCGGCCTTCGCGTCGCTCGCGGCGCTCGTCGCACCAGCAATGGCAGAGCCGATTCTCCAGTCGAACTCGCTCAACTCTTGTCAGGAAAACTCGCTGTTCAGCGCCAGCTTGTTCAAGGTCGTCTTCACACCAAATAACAAAACAGCCAACGTCGACATTGTAGCTGTCTCGTCAGTCCAGGGCAACGTCACTTTCGATGTCGAGGTCTCGGCCTATGgtttccccatcatcaagcaaAAAGTCAGCCCATGCGATATGGGTCTCGCTGGTCTCTGTCCCATGACAGCAGGCAAGATTCCTCTCAACTTCAACCTTCCCGTTACCGGTGACGCCCTGGAACAAGTACCTGGAATCGCCTATAACTTCCCCGATCTCGACGCCACCGTAAAGGTGATTTTTACCATGACGGATGGTCCCGAGGCAGGAAACGCTGTTGCTTGCGTGGAGGCTGATATTTCCAACGGAAAGACGGTGGATTTGCTTGGTGTCAAGTGGGCTACTGCCATTGTCGCTGGTTTGGCTCTCACATCGTCGGCTATCATGTCTGGTCTCGGTCACTACAATGCCGCTTCCCACGTCGCTGCCAACGCCCTCTCGCTCTTTGGTTACTTCCAGGCCCAGGCCATGCTTGGTCTCACTGGTGTGCCTCTGCCGCCTGTTGTCATGTCGTGGACCCAGGATTTCCAGTGGAGCATGGGAATCATTCGTCTCGAGTTCATGCAGGACATCTTTACCTGGTACCAGCGCGCCACTGGTGGTACTCCGGCCACCATCTTCGACTCGCTTACGACCGTTTCCGTGCAAGTTGAGAAGCGATCTTTGGATTTTATCGAAGCTGGTATGAGCCTCGCGAAGCGCTCTGTGGCCATGATGCCGAGGAGCATCGCTGAGCCTCTCGGGCAAGCCATGAAGCGGGACCTCATGCGTCGCGCCAATATCGAGACCAGCTCTGGCAGTTACATCGTGTACGGGATCCAGCGTGTGGCCTTCCGCGCAGGCATCGAGTCGACCAATGTTTTCATGACTTGcgtggccttcttctgcttgatGGTCATTTTTGTCAGTCTGGCCGTGGCCGCTTTCAAGGGTGCCTGCGAGATGGCCGTCAAGAATAAGATGATGGACAGCGACAAGTTCCTCGACTTCCGCAACGGCTGGCTCACGGTCCTCAAGGGCATCTTGTTCCGTCTTACCCTCATCGGGTTCCCGTCCATGGCCATCATGTGCTTGTGGGAGTTCACCCAGAACGATTCGGCTGCCCTAATGGTCCTGGCCGTCTTTTTCCTGATCGGAATGACGACCACGCTCTGCTGGGCCGCCTTCAAGGTGATTATGATTGCCCGCCGCTCCATCGTCATGCACAACAACCCGGCCTATATCCTCTTCTCGGACCCCCAGGCACTTAACAAGTGGGGCTTCCTCTACGTGCAGTTCAGAGCCTCCGCCTACTACTTCATCCTGCCCTACCTTGGCTACTTGGGACTCAAGGCCATGTTCATCGCCTTTGCGCAGCACTCGGGAACCGTTCAGGCCGTGGGTTTTCTTATCATTGAAGCCGGCGCCCTGATTGCCGCCAGCGTCCTTCGCCCATGGATGGACAAGAGCACCAACTCTTTCAACATTGCCATCTGCGCCATCAACTTTGTCAACTCGATCTTTTTGATGATCTTCACCGAGGTCTTTAACCAGCCCAGACTCGTCACTGGCGTTGTGGGCGTCGTGTTGTGGATTGCTAATGCTTCCTTTGCGCTGgttttgctgttgatgctcATTGTCACCACTGTCATTGTCATCTTCCGCGACAACCCGGATGGCCGCTACACCTACATGGCCGATGACAGAACCTCGTTCATGAAGTCTCAGACGCACCTCACGACGACTACCGAGCTGGACGCGCTCGCGGCTACCGCTCGTGGCGGCAAGGAGGGTTTCAACAAGGGCATGGACCTGGACGATGACGCCGAATCTATTACATCGGACTCGCTCCGGCGCCAGACCGAGAGGCTCGGCGTGCCTTCTGCTCACTCTAACCAGAGCTTTGGTGCTcactccaacaacagcttTGGCGCTCACTCCAACCAGAGCTTTGGCGCCCAGTCGAACTACAACAACCAAGGCTACGGCAACCGCCCCCAATCTCCAGCTAATCCGTCGatgcccttcttccccgccgACGGACCTCGCAGCCCGCCGAGGTACCAAGACAACGGCTCGATGCGGGCGCCCAGTCCGTTTGATGGCTCTCCGCCCTATCGAAACCAGAACAACAGCCCAGGTCCGGGCGCCTTCCGGCAACAAAATAACGCTAG CCCAAGTCCTTGGCAACGCGGTGCCGGCTACGACTAA